Sequence from the Ooceraea biroi isolate clonal line C1 chromosome 2, Obir_v5.4, whole genome shotgun sequence genome:
CTACCGTTCGCAACACCGGACTTGATGAAGCAACGAAGGACGCTGGAACATGTCTTCACGTACTTCCAAGTGCTCATTTGGTTCTATGATGTTGGACTGTTGCCCAAAACAGGACTTGAATAAGGGCGCTTTGCCTATCTCCTTAGCGTTGAAAGTGTCTTACCCGTACGAGAAGCTTTTGGCACTTTACAAAGAGAGACGAGCTCAGGTTCTGACGAGAAATAATAACGCTGGCAACGAAAACTGGGAGACCTTTTTCATCGATGAACTGATGACACGCGAGTGTTCCAAGTTGAAGGCACAgtgggagagagagggtggcACTACTACGGGCAGCTGCTATCTGCCACCATTGTTGCAATCCTTGTTACGAAGTTACTTAACCGATTGTCACCAGACGGAAAAGAATGAGACCACCTGTAAACATCAGATTACGATTTATCTTCTGATGGATCTGGCTATCCTGCTGCAACGGTCTTATCCCGCGGTGGATCAGCTCAAGTATTCATTTGCGTTCAAGATGAGCCCTAGCCTTATTAAGCTCACTCAGGCATTCTGGTTGCTCGATGACGAAGACTATCAGGGTTTCCTCGATATGACTGGTCAACTGATCTCCGACTTCGACGTCAAGGATTGGCATCACAGATTAATACTACGTACTTTGATACGCAACAGCCAGCACAAACTGGCACTCGTGTACCTCCGCGTAAGGAAACCACCTTTGTCTTCCATGGAGGAGCAAGGTGTGGCCGTAAGCCTATCGGTGGAGCACGGTCTGGTGCAGTCGGCCTTCCATCGCCGACCGCCTTGCCACTACGAACAACTGTTGAATATCTTTAATTTGCGTACCAAGGATTCGCTGTACGACAGTTTCGTCTTTATCACGatcgtattattaataaccgTTGTATGTGTACCGGCTATTCTGTTAATTATGCCGCATCAGAACTATGTCCAGGTGAGTGTAATCAGAATTCCCATTACTCCCATTTATTTAGAAAAGGAATTAACATTAAGTTATTTAAAGTCTAATAGTTCAAAATTAcgtgcatttttaaattttgtttctaaaCTGTGCGcgcatatttcttttgttttattttttaatgaatataataattgaagaaagTATCTAAATTTTATCAATCTGAACCTGAATTTTAAGGAATTTACCGACACTAGACCAGAAAAACAATTGAATCAAATAACTGTTGAAGTCATGTAACTTCTTTTGTTAGTTTTCTTTGTTGCATCATTATTGAGAGAATATTTGGCACGCGTAAAAAGAGAAGATATAGTGAATGTAACAAATAGTGAATATAACGTAGTGAGAGTAAGTTTCGTAACAATTCGTAAAGGTTCGTCTACATAAGACGCAGAACGCGAGTCGCAGGTCGCAAGATTGGGTCGCAATTAAGACGTATCTTATTAGGTGACGACTATcgactatttttatttgatacttCGCGACCTGCGACTCGTGTTCTGCGTCTTATGTAgacgaataaaaagaaatagtgGAATAGCAATTTTTGACAATTTTCCGTAATCGTAATATCTGTCACATGAATCTGGATTCATCCCagtaggaaaataaataaaattttaaaacgaTGTTGATaaatattgtgcaataataGGTTTATGAAAGAAAGATCACAATCATTTCATTAacatgtttatttaaaatgtttattttgtgggcaaattttatttagaattaatttcgataaaatcgTTTTGTTATGGCAAGGAAAGATcacaataattttacgattttatcGGGATGAAATtcattctaaataaaatttgcctacaaaatatatttaattttttagagtgttatatattattgtgttctatttattataattatgtaatatttcaaaattaagtTCTTTATTCATTTCCTTTCAAATTTCTGCAGAATGTGCAGGAAAATTGTTCGTCTTAAAATGATGCATATGTTTCTGAATTAATAGAATTGCTTCTGCATTCGAAACGTTACAAGGTcgtctaataaaataaagaaaataaaaaataaagaaaaaatattacttttaacatttattatttttggaaaatattttgtgaagTAAACAAATCATAATAATGCTTTAAAAAACATGCAATTATTTTGAAagtataattttgaaatattacgtaataattataatacataaatagaacacaataattgtatataacatactctaaaaaaattaaatataataaaatgattccatcttataaatagttttgttCTGGAATAGAATATCGCTGCGTTTTAAGTCTAACAACTTTGTTGACGCGTAGTGGTTGAATTGGTTCCTAGAGCGAGAAATTACTGCATCTTTAATGCCCGGTTTCTTCATACctctcaatagctatcttccagataactaaaaatttatttcattgaaacctctgattacgtatttaagggatagctattcttcatactactcacttttgacataaagtgtctagaatgttactataaattaccatattctgtcagggtacaaagatgaagaaaactgattctacgagatatcctttggataaagttatcgagaggtgaagaaattgggccTAAGTCCAACGAATTTGTTGGCGTGcagttaattatataaaaatttgtccgACCATCAGACATTGCCAGAgtatcgcgatttaaaatttgcatttaaatttagaaCTTCCTGGCGAATAAAAGTTTCTatacttgaaattaaatatattttgtaggcaaattaaattaagtgttttttgtaattgctgtaataaatgttaaaagtattattttttttctttatttttttattttctttattttgttaGATGGGACGACCTTGTAACGTTTCGAATGcagaaacaattttgttaatcCAGAAACATATGCATCATTTTAAGACGAACAATTTTCCTGCTCGTTCTGCAGAAATTTGGAAGGAAATGAGTAAAGAACTTAATGGGAGGTGGAAACCGCATTCTGTGTATACGCAtgtaagagaaaataaaaatgagaatcTCGAGAAAGCTCGAAAGAATTTGGGTATAAATCTACAATATGCAAGACCAATCATCAATATAATTGACAATGATACTATTAATGAGCTGTCGGATACACCAGAGAGATCATCTTATGATAACGATGATGAAGATGATTATTATGATAGCGATGATGAAGATTCTACGGATATTGAATCTTTTGCTCTGGTTCTTTCACCAACGGAATGCGAGAAAATAAAGCCCGAGGAAACTAACAATAaacgaaagaaattaaaatcacgAATTTGGCCCAATGTAATTACAAATGTGTTTTggaaattgtataaatttccTTGCGCCTTTCTAGGCAAATGGtcatacgtacgtacacacAAGGATAACGAAAATATTGAATCGTCTGGATTTTACTTGAAATTTAAAGGTATATGCAAGAGTAAAAACAGTAACAACAACATTGTTGGCGTAGCCGAAAAAGAACCAGTTAATGGAAAGctacaattaattatcaaaacgCGTGACACACGCAATAATTGTCATGAAGATGTGAAAAGACCATTAAATGGTTTaaacagaaaattaattgGTCAAAAATTGAAACGAAGGAGAATTGCAGGATATCGACAGAAAGTACTTGCGGAGAATATGGAATTTGGAGAGAACGAACCTCCATGGATACAAAAATGTCATGTTTATAGACAAGCAAAAATGGAATGTAACAAGGAAGATCTTGGCATAAAATCAAGTGTGAAAATGGACATGATAACTAGCATCCGCAATATGTTAGAAGACATCCGATACCGCAATGCTATCCGTGAGATTGGAGTAAAGaagttttatgttttttttactgCAGCCCGGAACAAATTTTCGTAGAAAAAGAATACTGCCGAATAAAAAACGGATGTTCCCGAATTTGTCTGGATGCCACCGGTAAGGTAGTAAAAAGATTTGAAATTTTCCCAGGACAAAAAACTGGTCACGTATTTTTATACACAATTACAATCAATTTTGAA
This genomic interval carries:
- the LOC105287324 gene encoding uncharacterized protein LOC105287324, encoding MSSRTSKCSFGSMMLDCCPKQDLNKGALPISLALKVSYPYEKLLALYKERRAQVLTRNNNAGNENWETFFIDELMTRECSKLKAQWEREGGTTTGSCYLPPLLQSLLRSYLTDCHQTEKNETTCKHQITIYLLMDLAILLQRSYPAVDQLKYSFAFKMSPSLIKLTQAFWLLDDEDYQGFLDMTGQLISDFDVKDWHHRLILRTLIRNSQHKLALVYLRVRKPPLSSMEEQGVAVSLSVEHGLVQSAFHRRPPCHYEQLLNIFNLRTKDSLYDSFVFITIVLLITVVCVPAILLIMPHQNYVQMGRPCNVSNAETILLIQKHMHHFKTNNFPARSAEIWKEMSKELNGRWKPHSVYTHVRENKNENLEKARKNLGINLQYARPIINIIDNDTINELSDTPERSSYDNDDEDDYYDSDDEDSTDIESFALVLSPTECEKIKPEETNNKRKKLKSRIWPNVITNVFWKLYKFPCAFLGKWSYVRTHKDNENIESSGFYLKFKGICKSKNSNNNIVGVAEKEPVNGKLQLIIKTRDTRNNCHEDVKRPLNGLNRKLIGQKLKRRRIAGYRQKVLAENMEFGENEPPWIQKCHVYRQAKMECNKEDLGIKSSVKMDMITSIRNMLEDIRYRNAIREIGVKKFYVFFTAARNKFS